The following proteins come from a genomic window of Macadamia integrifolia cultivar HAES 741 chromosome 14, SCU_Mint_v3, whole genome shotgun sequence:
- the LOC122061193 gene encoding pentatricopeptide repeat-containing protein At5g15300-like yields the protein MWRATVSSVLSRLQQISTMRELGQTQALIIKTGLTGHASVIAKFITFSALSTSGSLAYARAVFEETTMEDTFLCNTMLRAYSQSIFPFEAIFLYNQMQLMNVKSDHFTYPYVLKACARVFSRREEDEKLYGFEISVKGAEIHCRALQTGFVCDHFVKNSLIHLYSHFGFLDLARRVFDEMEEKTVASWNTMIAAYDRIYDFESADLLLQSIPRKNVVSWNTLIARYVKLCNIKAARRVFEEMPEKDAVSWNSMIAGYVQSKDYSGALELFREMQACGVEATEITLISVLGACAEMGALDFGREIHELLKRQEFKIEGFLGNALLDMYAKCGSLNLAWVVFDGMKMKHVSCWNAMIVALAVHGYCEEALELFSTMEMRFDEVRPNRITFIGVLIACSHKGLVEEGRQYFSRMIGEYKIMPDIKHYGCMVDLLSRCGLLDEAYHIIKTMPFGANCVLWRTLLGACRNYGHVELAEEAFQRLAELEPLRDGDWVLLSNTYAEAERWDDVERVRNEMIGLGILKKPGSSQIEVK from the coding sequence ATGTGGAGAGCCACTGTTTCATCCGTCTTATCCCGACTTCAACAAATTTCTACTATGAGAGAACTGGGACAAACTCAAGCTCTTATCATCAAAACGGGTCTCACTGGGCACGCTTCAGTGATCGCCAAATTCATCACTTTCTCTGCTTTATCGACCTCAGGAAGCCTCGCGTATGCCAGGGCAGTTTTCGAGGAAACCACCATGGAAGATACCTTCCTTTGCAATACCATGCTCAGAGCTTACTCTCAGAGCATCTTCCCTTTCGAAGCCATATTTCTCTATAATCAAATGCAACTTATGAACGTGAAGTCCGATCATTTCACTTACCCATATGTTCTCAAGGCCTGTGCTAGAGTTTTTTCTAGGAGGGAAGAGGACGAGAAGCTTTACGGGTTCGAAATTTCTGTTAAAGGAGCTGAGATTCATTGTAGGGCCCTTCAGACAGGCTTTGTCTGTGATCATTTTGTCAAGAATTCGTTAATTCATTTGTACTCTCATTttggtttccttgatcttgCACGCCGGGTGTTTGATGAAATGGAGGAGAAGACAGTTGCTTCATGGAATACCATGATTGCAGCATATGATCGGATATATGATTTTGAATCAGCAGATTTGCTGCTGCAATCGATTCCTAGGAAAAATGTGGTTTcttggaataccctgattgccCGTTATGTTAAATTATGTAATATCAAAGCTGCAAGGAGGGTGTTCGAAGAAATGCCTGAAAAAGATGCTGTTTCTTGGAATTCAATGATCGCTGGTTATGTTCAGAGTAAAGATTACAGTGGGGCATTGGAGCTCTTTCGTGAAATGCAGGCTTGCGGGGTTGAAGCGACAGAGATAACACTCATATCTGTTCTGGGGGCATGTGCAGAAATGGGAGCACTGGACTTTGGAAGGGAGATTCATGAGCTATTGAAAAGACAAGAGTTTAAGATTGAAGGGTTCTTAGGGAATGCTCTGCTGGATATGTATGCAAAGTGTGGGAGCTTGAATTTGGCTTGGGTGGTTTTCGATGGGATGAAGATGAAGCATGTAAGTTGTTGGAACGCGATGATTGTGGCTTTGGCTGTTCATGGTTACTGTGAGGAAGCACTGGAGTTGTTTTCGACCATGGAAATGAGATTTGATGAGGTTAGGCCCAACCGGATCACCTTTATTGGTGTTCTGATTGCCTGTAGCCATAAAGGCCTGGTTGAAGAGGGTCGTCAATATTTTTCCCGTATGATTGGAGAGTACAAGATCATGCCTGATATTAAGCATTACGGATGCATGGTTGATCTTCTTAGCAGATGTGGTTTGCTGGATGAAGCTTATCACATTATCAAAACAATGCCATTTGGTGCAAACTGTGTCCTCTGGCGAACATTGCTGGGTGCTTGCCGGAACTATGGGCATGTCGAGTTGGCAGAGGAGGCCTTTCAAAGGCTAGCTGAACTGGAGCCTCTTAGAGATGGAGATTGGGTTTTGCTATCAAATACTTATGCTGAAGCCGAGAGATG